Proteins from one Ramlibacter sp. PS4R-6 genomic window:
- a CDS encoding alpha/beta hydrolase yields the protein MKRWTVLAAAALAALVAVGCGSLDERQRAWIFQPSDSSWGYSAEMARSMSHEWIAFDSEVTGEPARLHALWAENKAHRDAPVLLYLHGARWNVEGSSPRIRRLQDMGFSVLAIDYRGFGKSSPGLPSEATAYEDARAAWRWLAAKYPQRQRFIFGHSLGGAVAIDLASQVEDERGTIVEATFTSIPDVASTMKFGWLPIGPLITQRFDSASKVARIGSPLLVVHGDNDNLIAIELGRRLYEAATGTKRFLQVEGGSHHSTMAIGFDQYRQALAEVFSLR from the coding sequence ATGAAGCGCTGGACCGTCCTAGCCGCCGCCGCCTTGGCCGCCCTCGTGGCGGTCGGCTGCGGCAGCCTGGACGAGCGCCAGCGCGCCTGGATCTTCCAGCCCAGCGACTCGTCCTGGGGTTACAGCGCCGAGATGGCCAGGAGCATGTCGCACGAGTGGATCGCGTTCGACTCGGAAGTCACCGGCGAGCCCGCCCGCCTGCACGCCCTGTGGGCCGAGAACAAGGCGCACCGCGACGCCCCCGTGCTGCTGTACCTGCACGGCGCACGCTGGAACGTCGAAGGCTCCTCGCCGCGCATCCGCCGCCTGCAGGACATGGGCTTCTCCGTGCTGGCCATCGACTACCGGGGTTTCGGCAAGAGCTCGCCGGGCCTGCCGTCCGAAGCGACGGCCTACGAGGACGCGCGCGCAGCCTGGCGCTGGCTCGCCGCGAAGTACCCGCAGCGCCAGCGCTTCATCTTCGGCCATTCGCTGGGCGGCGCGGTGGCCATCGACCTCGCCTCGCAGGTCGAGGACGAGCGCGGCACCATCGTCGAAGCCACCTTCACCTCCATCCCCGACGTCGCGAGCACGATGAAGTTCGGCTGGCTGCCGATCGGCCCGCTGATCACGCAGCGCTTCGATTCGGCCAGCAAGGTGGCGCGCATCGGCTCGCCGCTGCTGGTGGTGCACGGCGACAACGACAACCTCATCGCCATCGAGCTGGGCCGGCGCCTGTACGAGGCCGCAACGGGCACCAAGCGCTTCCTGCAAGTGGAAGGCGGCTCGCACCACAGCACCATGGCCATCGGCTTCGACCAGTACCGCCAGGCGCTCGCCGAAGTCTTCAGCCTGCGCTAG
- the mutL gene encoding DNA mismatch repair endonuclease MutL: protein MSAVLSPAPRRPIRELPDELISQIAAGEVVERPASVVRELVDNALDSGATQVTVRLQAGGVRLVSVEDDGCGIAREELPLALRRHATSKIASLQDLESVHTMGFRGEALAAIASVAEVTLLSRPAEQATAFLLDARTGELRPAARATGTTVEVRELFFATPARRKFLKTDTTELAHCIEAVRRHALARPAVGFAVWHDGKLAEQWRPATREQRLADVLGSELVGQSVELSYAAGPIRVSGRAGIPDAARARADQQFAYVNGRFVRDKVLAHAARSAYEDVLHGQRQPVYAIYVDIDPARVDVNVHPTKIEVRFRDGREVHQAVRHAIENALAAPRAGTGVVTPLVPASAPVQGWQQPGMDLGHRVSDVAALWETTAAEEKTLDPGLRRDDPEEVWPLGRAIAQLQGIYILAENAQGLVIVDMHAAHERIVYERLKRQMDSDRIASQPLLIPATFAATPQEVATAEACGDALQQLGIEITPFSAKTLAVRAVPTSLAQGDAVELARSVLAELAQHDASTVIQRAQNELLGTMACHGAVRANRKLTLDEMNALLRQMEETERSDQCNHGRPTWRQLTVRELDALFLRGR, encoded by the coding sequence ATGAGCGCCGTCCTGTCCCCCGCCCCGCGCCGGCCCATCCGGGAGCTGCCCGACGAGCTCATCAGCCAGATCGCGGCGGGCGAGGTGGTGGAGCGGCCCGCATCGGTCGTTCGCGAGCTGGTCGACAACGCGCTGGATTCGGGCGCGACCCAGGTCACGGTGCGGCTGCAGGCCGGCGGCGTGCGGCTGGTGAGCGTCGAGGACGACGGCTGCGGCATCGCGCGCGAGGAGCTGCCGCTGGCGCTGCGCCGGCATGCGACGAGCAAGATCGCGTCGCTGCAGGACCTGGAATCGGTGCACACCATGGGCTTCCGCGGCGAGGCGCTGGCGGCGATCGCCTCGGTGGCCGAGGTGACGCTGCTGTCGCGCCCCGCCGAACAGGCCACGGCCTTCCTGCTCGACGCACGCACCGGCGAGCTGCGCCCGGCGGCGCGGGCCACCGGCACCACGGTGGAAGTGCGCGAGCTCTTCTTCGCCACGCCGGCGCGGCGCAAGTTCCTCAAGACCGACACCACCGAGCTGGCCCATTGCATCGAGGCCGTGCGCCGCCATGCGCTGGCGCGGCCCGCGGTGGGCTTCGCCGTGTGGCACGACGGAAAACTCGCCGAGCAGTGGCGCCCCGCCACGCGCGAGCAGCGCCTCGCGGACGTGCTGGGCAGCGAGCTCGTCGGCCAGAGCGTGGAACTGTCGTATGCCGCCGGGCCGATCCGCGTGAGCGGGCGCGCGGGCATCCCCGATGCCGCGCGGGCGCGCGCCGACCAGCAGTTCGCGTACGTCAACGGCCGCTTCGTGCGCGACAAGGTGCTGGCGCACGCGGCGCGCAGCGCCTACGAGGACGTGCTGCACGGCCAGCGCCAGCCGGTGTACGCGATCTACGTCGACATCGACCCGGCGCGCGTGGACGTGAACGTGCACCCGACCAAGATCGAGGTGCGCTTCCGCGACGGGCGCGAGGTGCACCAGGCGGTGCGGCATGCGATCGAGAATGCGCTGGCGGCGCCGCGGGCGGGGACGGGTGTCGTCACGCCGCTGGTGCCCGCAAGCGCGCCGGTGCAGGGGTGGCAGCAGCCGGGGATGGACCTGGGGCACCGGGTGAGCGATGTCGCCGCGTTGTGGGAAACGACGGCGGCAGAAGAGAAGACACTGGATCCCGGCCTGCGCCGGGATGACCCGGAGGAAGTCTGGCCGCTGGGGCGCGCGATCGCGCAGCTGCAGGGCATCTACATCCTGGCGGAGAACGCGCAGGGCCTCGTGATCGTCGACATGCACGCGGCGCACGAGCGCATCGTGTACGAGCGCCTGAAGCGCCAGATGGACAGCGACCGCATCGCGAGCCAGCCGCTCCTGATCCCCGCCACCTTCGCCGCGACGCCGCAGGAGGTCGCGACCGCCGAGGCCTGCGGCGACGCGCTGCAGCAGCTGGGCATCGAGATCACGCCCTTTTCGGCCAAGACGCTGGCCGTGCGCGCGGTGCCCACCTCGCTCGCGCAGGGCGACGCCGTCGAACTGGCGCGCAGCGTGCTCGCCGAACTCGCGCAGCACGACGCCAGCACCGTCATCCAGCGCGCGCAGAACGAGCTGCTGGGCACCATGGCCTGCCACGGCGCGGTCCGCGCCAACCGCAAGCTGACCCTCGACGAGATGAACGCCCTGTTGCGGCAGATGGAGGAGACCGAGCGCTCCGACCAGTGCAACCACGGCCGCCCCACCTGGCGGCAGCTCACCGTGCGCGAGCTCGACGCCCTCTTCCTGCGCGGGCGCTGA
- the miaA gene encoding tRNA (adenosine(37)-N6)-dimethylallyltransferase MiaA, producing the protein MPPVPRAFALAGPTASGKTAAALALALEHDAEIISVDSALVYRGMDIGTAKPSAEERAQVPHHLIDIRDPRDPYSAADFVRDAQQLIAQVNARGKPALLVGGTMLYFKALFEGLDEMPPANPEVRAQIEADAAERGWPALHEVLALRDPETAARLSPNDSQRIQRALEVLRTTGKPISSFHGQRTEPMPQMPLFSLEPVDRAWLHARIEQRFDAMLAAGFLDEVKRLRARGDLDAEMPSMRCVGYRQAWEALAGDTPMDDLRDRGIFATRQLAKRQLTWLRGMPQRVVVAADAPDAIGQLAARVREAS; encoded by the coding sequence ATGCCGCCCGTCCCACGCGCGTTCGCCCTCGCCGGCCCGACAGCATCGGGCAAGACGGCGGCTGCGCTCGCGCTGGCGCTCGAGCACGATGCCGAGATCATCAGTGTCGATTCGGCCCTGGTCTACCGCGGCATGGACATAGGCACCGCCAAGCCCAGCGCCGAGGAACGCGCGCAGGTGCCGCACCACCTCATCGACATCCGCGACCCGCGCGATCCCTACAGCGCCGCCGATTTCGTGCGCGACGCGCAGCAGCTCATCGCGCAGGTCAACGCCCGCGGCAAGCCCGCGCTGCTGGTCGGCGGGACGATGCTGTACTTCAAGGCGCTGTTCGAGGGGCTGGACGAGATGCCACCCGCCAACCCCGAGGTGCGCGCGCAGATCGAGGCCGACGCAGCGGAGCGCGGCTGGCCGGCCTTGCACGAGGTGCTGGCGCTGCGCGACCCCGAGACCGCCGCGCGCCTGTCGCCCAACGATTCGCAGCGCATCCAGCGCGCACTCGAGGTGCTGCGCACCACCGGCAAGCCCATCTCCAGCTTCCACGGCCAGCGCACCGAGCCCATGCCGCAGATGCCGCTGTTCTCGCTGGAGCCGGTCGACCGCGCGTGGCTGCATGCCCGCATCGAGCAGCGTTTCGACGCGATGCTGGCCGCAGGCTTCCTCGACGAGGTGAAGCGGCTGCGCGCGCGCGGCGACCTCGACGCCGAGATGCCCAGCATGCGCTGCGTCGGCTACCGCCAGGCGTGGGAAGCGCTGGCCGGCGACACGCCGATGGACGACCTGCGCGACCGCGGCATCTTCGCGACGCGGCAGCTCGCCAAGCGCCAGCTCACTTGGCTGCGCGGCATGCCGCAGCGCGTCGTGGTGGCCGCCGATGCGCCCGACGCCATCGGGCAGCTCGCGGCCCGGGTGCGCGAAGCCTCATGA
- a CDS encoding VTT domain-containing protein produces MEFVMLLADFILHVDKHLETFVANYGAWVYALLFLIIFVETGVVVMPFLPGDSLLFVVGAMCGVGLMSYPLSVVLLTAAAILGNQSNYTIGHYFGPKVFQWEDSRYFNKRAFNQAHAFYEKYGGITIVLARFMPFLRTFAPFVAGVADMTRGKFTFYDVTGGALWVGSIVTAGYLFGSVPWVKDNLEKIIWAMILIPGVIVLFGAWKARRRAPA; encoded by the coding sequence ATGGAATTCGTCATGCTCCTGGCCGACTTCATCCTCCACGTGGACAAGCACCTGGAGACTTTCGTGGCCAATTACGGGGCGTGGGTGTACGCGCTGCTGTTCCTGATCATCTTCGTCGAAACCGGCGTCGTCGTCATGCCCTTCCTGCCCGGCGACTCGCTGTTGTTCGTCGTGGGTGCGATGTGCGGCGTCGGCCTCATGAGCTACCCGCTGTCGGTGGTGCTGCTGACGGCGGCGGCGATCCTGGGCAACCAGAGCAACTACACGATCGGCCATTACTTCGGCCCGAAGGTGTTCCAGTGGGAGGACTCGCGCTATTTCAACAAGCGCGCGTTCAACCAGGCGCACGCCTTCTACGAGAAGTACGGCGGCATCACGATCGTGCTGGCGCGGTTCATGCCTTTCCTGCGCACCTTCGCGCCCTTCGTCGCCGGCGTGGCCGACATGACGCGCGGCAAGTTCACGTTCTACGACGTGACCGGCGGCGCGCTGTGGGTAGGCAGCATCGTCACCGCGGGCTACCTGTTCGGCAGCGTGCCGTGGGTGAAGGACAACCTGGAGAAGATCATCTGGGCGATGATCCTCATCCCGGGTGTGATCGTGCTTTTCGGCGCCTGGAAGGCGCGGCGCCGGGCGCCCGCCTGA